CACCGCTTCCCTCTGAGACGTAGCCTTCCGTATCAAGTAAGAGCGCCTCATCATAGCCGCATGTGACAGCCTCTTTTTTTGCAAGCTGGGAAGTAACGTAGTATCCACAGACCTTTCCCCTGGACATGTTTGAATTGACATGATTCCGGATAAAGGATGAGGTCTTGACCCTGATGCCATTCCTCAGCCCGTCATCACCAAGATATGCCCCCCACGGCCAGACAGCAATGGCAACGTTTATCGGGTTGACCTTGGGATATAAACCCATTTCGCCATATCCGATAAATACAAGGGGCCGGATGTAACACTCTTGCACATTATTTATCCTTACCGTCTCTATTATTGCCTTTTCTATATCCTCTGCAGCGTAAGGGATATCGATAAGAAAGATCTTGGCTGACAGGTAGAGCCTCTCCACATGCTCCCTTAATCTGAAAATAGCAGGACCCTCGGATGACTTGTAACACCTGATACCCTCAAACACACCGAGGCCGTAATGAAGGGTATGCGTGAGTAGATGCACCTGTGCATCATCCCAGTCCACAAACCTGCCGTCCATCCATATCTTGTCGGTTTGCTTAATCACTGTTGTATATTAAACCAGTATCCGTCGAAAACTGTCAATATTACAATGCACCTTGCCGAAGGCCCCGACCTTTGGCCGGAGAGCTTGACTTCTTTGATTATGTCCGTTATTGTCTTATCTGAAAGACATAACTTTAATTGACGTATTGACTATTATAGGGTTGCAGGCTCCAGGTAGGTCTAAATCTTGGCTGTCGTGGCATGGTAGA
Above is a genomic segment from bacterium BMS3Abin08 containing:
- the ilvE_2 gene encoding branched-chain-amino-acid aminotransferase, which encodes MDGRFVDWDDAQVHLLTHTLHYGLGVFEGIRCYKSSEGPAIFRLREHVERLYLSAKIFLIDIPYAAEDIEKAIIETVRINNVQECYIRPLVFIGYGEMGLYPKVNPINVAIAVWPWGAYLGDDGLRNGIRVKTSSFIRNHVNSNMSRGKVCGYYVTSQLAKKEAVTCGYDEALLLDTEGYVSEGSGENIFIVRDGVVKTTPLTSILEGITRDSIITIAKEEGIKVLEERFTRDEIYISDEAFFTGTAAEITPIRDFDSRAVGSGEPGEITRRLQKIFFSIVRGENRKYHSWLTHI